The following DNA comes from Musa acuminata AAA Group cultivar baxijiao chromosome BXJ1-4, Cavendish_Baxijiao_AAA, whole genome shotgun sequence.
ACTATCTTAAAGTCCTACATTGAATCATATATTGAGAAGCTCATGAATGCAAGGATGAACTCAAAAAGAGCAATATTTCCTCAAACTATAGAAATTGACATCTAAAACCTAGTAAAAAATCTGTCTGAAAATTGGAACTTGATCTGTGTGACATGATGCAGAACTGAAGCAGAGATAATTCTTACCACTTTCAGGGCTCCATAGTTTTGAGGAACTGATAGTTTAAGCTCCTCATTCCAAACTGGATTCAGGTCGCTCTTAATAACAGCCGTCTGGGCTCTCTGCAGAAATCCATCATCTAACTAACCTTAGATAAGAAAAATAACTAAACAAATAAACGTTTTCATGCTAACAATTGAAAACTCACCTGTTGTCCAAGAGTCAAAACAACATAGGGGTCACTACTTAGCACATCTCTAACTGCTAAATTAGTGCCTTTAATCACTTTAACATTCAGTATGCCAATGAACTCCACCATCCCTGCCTGAGACTAATCCAGGATCATGTTGTTAAGGTAACGTAGATAGAGGAATATATTTTTTCAATTTTATAATAACATGATATGTTTAGATCGTACTGTTTTATTTACACTTGCTGAACCAGAAACACTGCCACTGTCCTTCCCAGAACCACAGGTTGTTGAAGTGTTTTTTGAAGGAACAATACGTAGACTTGGTTTGAGAAATTCTTGCAACTCATACTTGGACCTGTTAACTCCAGAAAAGTTGTATTGCTTGAGGGCTCAATCACTCTGTGGGAGAAACATTACAAGTCGTCCTTTTATTATCAATTACCTAATGAAATTTGCTCTTTCTTCATAATTGGAATCTGAGTTAGGCTTGCCATATCCCTCAGGAAGAAAAGCCTCATAAATTGCATTGGCACAAGAGTTTCCACCAACTTCTATCATAGAGTTGATTTGCACATCAGACCATTCATCTAATGTTACGGACAGAACCTGAGTCATGATCCCGACATAGTGGAAGAATTAAGAATGAAGCTTTAAGAAACAAAAAGCAAATTGTAGAGTCATAGAATCATCTTGATAAAGTAGTGTTGATAAACTGAGATCGAGAACATCTCCGTTGTTGATTGGAAAAGAATAATGTCAAACAACATATTTGAAGACGtacatattttttaaaagataataacTTTCTAGAttagatggatggattttcaccaaTAAAAGAACCAAATATGCATGCAtagttaaaaatacaaaaaaaatcgaAAGCTCGACTATGTTGTGTCATCAGTACTCAATTAGTTGATATTAAAACATTCGTGCATTttctaaaaaacaaaaacatTAGTTCATGGAATGTGAATGATCAACTAGTATTCAAGTATCTATGTCATCAATACTGAATGCTACCTTTGAGATATGTGTGCCCAGGTTTCTATGTACACCGCTACATTttaggcatataaataccccaatatTGGCAGACCTGTAGacacaagcaaaatattatgcatAGAATGGGCTTTACTTAACTCATCAACATGCCTATGAAAGTATATTGCAAATATGTGAATACCAGCTTTTAAATCATTattgtttcatatatatatatatatatatataatattaagaaTATTGAGATTTGAAAGCCCACAATAATATTGAGGTTATAAGAAAACAAGATGAATTAAGAGTAAATTTGCAGTCATGACTTACGCCCACTTCGGATCAGGGGCACCACAGTCAGCACAAATACGGTTATCACTTTTAAGCAACAACTCCTTCAATTTTTGCCTCTTACCTGTTACAAAAATAAGATTAGTCCTTCATATCCCATAAAACCAGCAGAAGACTGAAGCATAATTTTCAGACAAAACAATCTCAAAATTTGGAGCATAAAGTCCTTTGGCTCATAACAAAAGCCATTGGTAAGAATATTCAAATATGTATTTCATATATAAAGTTGTCAAGCAGTATACTCAACCATGTGAAGAGATATCTCTTTTCCAATTCATGCCTCATGAAATAATTAAATTGTCTTTTTGTGtgtagtgtatatatatatatatatatatataattgagcaAGTGTGTCCAGACAAAACTacagataaaaaaataatcatatataattCAATATAATACTCCATTTGTAAAAGAAGCAAATATGGTGCTTAGATAATTAATTGATCCAGTATAATATGTAAATGATAAAATGAATTGAACATATAGAGAAAATAAGATGAGTTGTAAACTATCTTGTGGCCATATGATGGCTAAATCTCCTTCCAAATATCTTGAAAGAATAAATAAGTCTTATACAATTTGCATCCTGGTCTCACAAACATAATGCACTTTTTGATAACTTTGGAGACTTTATCTACATGGCATTTCCCGTCAATACAATATCCATGACAAGTATAGTTTGAAGCAATCAGAAATTTTCAATGTAAAATTGATTGATCAAAAATAACTATTATCTTTACTCGAGGTAGATTTCTCATGATCATAGCTGTGACCGCTCATCCCTGCTTCAGCAAATTTTGATCACAGATTTCTCTTGACCTACATTCTCAAGTCATTAGAAAAGAATGAATAAGATGGGTAAGTAATTCTATTTGAGCCCGTTCATATATATGAATGTGATCTCAAAGCCATTCAATGTCTTAAACACAACAGAAGAAAACGAAAGCATGACTGCATAATCCTAAAACATTTGTTTTCAGAGACACCACAAAGCCCGAAGAAGATGACTCTTTTTCAACAGCTGAAACAACCATCAGAAGTCAAATGAGTTCATGCAAAATGTAAGAAGATCAAACTACAATAATTTATACTGTTATAGTCCCGGACTATACCGAACAATTTGAGCTAAATCAAAGATAACTGGAGCTAAATAAGAGATCAGATAAGCCTGAACACGATCAGGGTAGAACATTCTAATTGGTACATCATTCTCAAAACAATCTAGCACTACCTTGTCATTAATCGAAACAACCTTTTACAGGAATGATGGTCGACACAAACCGTTACGAAATAGGTAATAATTTGGTTCCAAATCGACAGATTCATACAGACACGAGCATATTCTGATGGTGCTTAATCCGAATCTCCAAAAGAAGGAAATGGGGCAAATTTCCTCCAAATTAGAAACAGAAAAAGGGTCAAGAATCGGAGTCTCAAAGCACAAAAACGCAATAGAAAGATCAAATCTTTACGAAATAGCAACAAAAACCCAACAAAAGTCAAGCCTTTCAACCAGCGATCAAGAGAACAAAGAGGGAAACACCAAAAGTTAATAAATGCCTCCCGAAGGTAAGCACAACATCCAAAATGCGATCGAGGGATCATAGCATGGAACGATCTCTGTTCTCACCCGGGGTTTTCGAGGACGTACCGATCCAATGTAAGCTTCGAGCAAGCCAACGAGATCGCCGAGGCCATCGACCTTTATGGATCAGCTGTTTCGACGGGGTAACCGGGAAGCCGAGCCGCGTCGTGAGATCGCGGACCCAAGAGGTGGGTCCCACGACGATGTGGCGgtcgattttttttttcatataagtCCTCGATATTTTTCCTATTTCTTCGTATTATTTGATCTTTTGACGGCAACGATATTTTTATTCTCTCATGACTGCGTTGGATCGATGTCCACGTGGCCCGACTGGGTTTTGTCCACGTATCGTTGACTGTATTGCCATATATAGTATCATATGCTGAGTCAGTAAatcgaaaaaaaaataaatccttAATCGGTTCAATTAACTAATTAGATTGAAGTCTAAAATCTATTTGCTTGGAAATAAAAATACTGTTCCGTAAGACGAATCATTCAGATTGGTTGGTTAAGAAGACTATAGAGAGCCTCTTAACACTAACATTTTGGGTAATCTACCGATGTAATAGAATATATATACCAACCTGTATCAGCCAAAAACAAAAGCAAAGAAAAATGGTACCAATCCATATGCCGGATATAAGGATCAATATTGAGACCTTTGGATCTTAAGTACAGGATTCAAGAACATGCTTGCCATGAGTTACACAAAAGGTCATGTCCATCACATATCATGATCAACAAGTTCAAGTCTCCATTTGGAGTTCTACTCACAAAGGGCACAAAAGATCAAGAAAGTAGAAAACATGCATGAATAGAAGGGTCAAACATAAGAACCCTCGAAGCTGCAAAAGAACATATTCCGACAACAAGTTCAAGTCTCCATTCACAAAGGGCACAAATAATGCATATCTCACCACCACAAGATCAAGAAAGTACAAAGCATGTATGAATAGAAGGGTCAAACATAAGAACCCTCGAAGCCGCAAAAGAACATATTCCGACAACAACAAGTTGTGTTTCAAAATGAAGTTAGCAGGAACTTTTTTGAAATTATTGACACGTACTTCTCAATGAGATTAATGATATCAGTCAAACAACAACATACCAAAGAAAGTTTTGTTCCAATTACAAAAGACCAAATGACTGGTTCATTCAAACTTCATGACATTGCTTGACAGTCGATATTACCACATCCAACTAAGCCTTGAAACATTTGAACTTCAGAACTTGAACAATTACTGCAGTTGATAACTTTAACTTCGCATCTCACAGGGACTATCCTGCATGGCCTAGTTTCCTTAATCCTCCATATGCATTAACATTACCACAATATTCCCAGGAAAACTAATAAACCCAGTGATGTCAAGAGAAGAAACCGAAAGAAACAGTGCAAAAACTACATGACCTGTTCATAAAAGATAACATTCTCATCTACCAAAAACGAGTATACAACATAAATGATTTCAGTATAAACAAACAAGAACATGTACCAAACTGAGAGAGTCAATGGATCATTGGCACATCATCACCTAAGAACTGTCGTCgtttttttcttttccatttaCTTAAAGGCAGAGCACGACCAGTTGCAGGTTTCACTTTTAAACCAAATTAGGTTCCAAAAAATCAGCTAAAAccaataaaattaagaataatgTTCCAAACCAGTGgataatataaagaaaaaaaaggcatATGCTCCAGAACACAACAACCCATAAACTCAGAACAAGGTACTGATTCTCCAATATGAAGATGCTAACAAGAGAATGAGCTTCGTTGACTAAATAGCACTATTATATCCAGTTTTCATGACTTTTAAGTTTTGAATGCGGAAACCATTCCTCCCTTACTTGAATTCAAGTGTAAATTATCCCACATTTGACACATCTGTTTCACCAGATGTCCATACCATACTTCCTACTCTATCCAAGAAAGGAACATGGACATCAACATCAGCTAAATATAGAGGATACTGAAACAAGGAAACAAATTGCTTTAGCAAAAGCAATACGAACACCACCTGAATTACATAGATCAGAAAGATAACATATCACTCATTTCATGTGTGGAAGATTATATAGAGCAGAAAGATAAGATATCAGTGACTAGCTAATTGTCATACTCGTCATGAACATATAGATAGTTCTAACACATTCGACTAAGAAAAGTAAAGAAAATGTGTAAGCAAGTTTCTAATTCACATCATTCGTGGTGTGCTTGCAAGTGCACACATCACATACACTAGTGATAAAATCTCTCAAGCTCCTTATGTCAATTAATTCTTTGCTCAAAATGCTTGTGCAAGTAAATGTTCCATTGATATCAATCTAATGATGCGATTCTAGCTAATCCACAGGTAACGAACCTAAAAGAATCAAGTTCTATAGCAGCACATCAGATAACATATGCTTGTCATAAAATTACATGCAATAAAACCACCACCAAGAACTAGTCACCAGCCATGGTAAGCAAGTTCTAGTCGAAATTAGGTTTCAGTTGACATCATTACAACAGGCTTAACCCCATAACCTAAGTCTATAATCACACTAATCCATTCATGCAAACGAGAATGCAGAGGAATTACTCAGATTCACATTGCCTCCGCTGCTACTTTGGGACATAGTAGTAGGAGAGGGGGTCAGAAGGTGGGGCTCCAAGAGCGTGGGCAACATCTTCCTTCCCTTCCTCCCTCGGCACGATATCGATGAGAAAATCAAACACATCAGTGCGGCTAATTGCCGCCGCAATGTCATTCTTTTGCAGCGTCCGCCGCTTGTTCTCCTCCGCGTGAGCCCACGACCTGTGGGTGAGTTCCAGGATGAACATCTCACAGGCTCGGGCGAACACCACGGGAGCCTCGGCGGCGATCATGCGCACGTCCTCGTCGGCCTTCATGATCTTCTTGATCCGGGCGAGCGGCAGGCTGTGGTTCCGGAAGTCGGTCGTCTGCTCGATCTCGCGGTACTGGTCGGCCCAGAACATctggagctgctgctgctgctgctgttgctgctggtgGTAAAGGTTCTGGTAAGCCTGGTAGGTGCCCGATGCGGCGGCATAGGGGACCCCGGTGGCGACGCCGATCACCGGAGGGGCGGGGTGGCCAGGCTGCTGATCCATTCCCGCGGACCAAAACCCTAGCTTTGGCGCAAACCAGATGCCAAGATCTCACCTTTTCAAGAAAAAACAAGTCAAAATCTGAACTTTCAGCAACGAAACAtagaaatctcaaattttgatccgACTGATATCAAAAGGGGGAAGAGAGGGAGGGATCTGGTGGAACGTATCAAGGGAAATATTGCAGGCAATCGGCGAGTGGATCGCGAGGGGCAAGGAATGTCACAGAAGAATCATGGAACAAAATCCAAATGAGAAACATGATCTTGTGCAGAAGAGAGGGAGTAATTACCTGTTGGAAGGGGAATCGAAGCGGAAAATAGAACACAATTGGGAAGACATGGCAGAATAGGTGAAGTTTTCAGGAAGAGGCCGCT
Coding sequences within:
- the LOC135581773 gene encoding ADP-ribosylation factor GTPase-activating protein AGD12-like isoform X2 translates to MSGHSYDHEKSTSSKRQKLKELLLKSDNRICADCGAPDPKWASANIGVFICLKCSGVHRNLGTHISKVLSVTLDEWSDVQINSMIEVGGNSCANAIYEAFLPEGYGKPNSDSNYEERANFIRSKYELQEFLKPSLRIVPSKNTSTTCGSGKDSGSVSGSASVNKTSQAGMVEFIGILNVKVIKGTNLAVRDVLSSDPYVVLTLGQQRAQTAVIKSDLNPVWNEELKLSVPQNYGALKVQVFDQDVLSSNDIMGEADVNLQPMITAATAFGDPDLLADMQIGKWLQSNDNALIRDSIINIIDGKVKQEVSLKLQNVESGGIDLELEWIPLAQ
- the LOC135672316 gene encoding nuclear transcription factor Y subunit C-6-like, with translation MDQQPGHPAPPVIGVATGVPYAAASGTYQAYQNLYHQQQQQQQQQLQMFWADQYREIEQTTDFRNHSLPLARIKKIMKADEDVRMIAAEAPVVFARACEMFILELTHRSWAHAEENKRRTLQKNDIAAAISRTDVFDFLIDIVPREEGKEDVAHALGAPPSDPLSYYYVPK
- the LOC135581773 gene encoding ADP-ribosylation factor GTPase-activating protein AGD12-like isoform X1, which codes for MSGHSYDHEKSTSSKDNSKRQKLKELLLKSDNRICADCGAPDPKWASANIGVFICLKCSGVHRNLGTHISKVLSVTLDEWSDVQINSMIEVGGNSCANAIYEAFLPEGYGKPNSDSNYEERANFIRSKYELQEFLKPSLRIVPSKNTSTTCGSGKDSGSVSGSASVNKTSQAGMVEFIGILNVKVIKGTNLAVRDVLSSDPYVVLTLGQQRAQTAVIKSDLNPVWNEELKLSVPQNYGALKVQVFDQDVLSSNDIMGEADVNLQPMITAATAFGDPDLLADMQIGKWLQSNDNALIRDSIINIIDGKVKQEVSLKLQNVESGGIDLELEWIPLAQ